In the Thermotoga sp. Ku-13t genome, one interval contains:
- the secY gene encoding preprotein translocase subunit SecY codes for MWKALRNAFKIPELRDRIVFTILILIVFRLGVYIPVPGINIQAWAEAFKRFAGTTGGIVSFYDVFTGGALENFSIFAMSVTPYINASIVLQLLSSVITKLRDMLREGEEGRKKFAKYTRNLTIVLGAFQSFVVSFSLVRQSPDIVAYGLSPMVFVLISTISMLAGTMFLLWLGDRITEKGIGNGISVLIFAGIVARYPSYFGSVLLGNLNLFGWIFLIAIAVITIAGIVYVQQAERRITIQYATRVVGRRVYGGASTYIPIKVNQGGVIPIIFASAIVMIPAAIAEMTGVQWLRTIFSPGNALYIILYGLLVFFFTYFYSVVVFDPHEVSENVRKYGGFIPGIRPGKPTEEYIQRVLNRVTFLGAVFLVVIALLPHFVEAITRVNIVIGGTSTLIAVGVALDVVQQMEAHMIMRHYEGFVKKGLK; via the coding sequence GTGTGGAAAGCCCTTCGAAACGCGTTCAAGATACCTGAGCTACGCGACAGAATAGTTTTCACCATCCTGATCCTGATCGTTTTCAGACTGGGTGTTTACATTCCAGTACCTGGCATCAACATTCAGGCGTGGGCAGAAGCGTTCAAGCGTTTTGCAGGGACGACAGGGGGTATCGTCAGTTTCTACGATGTGTTCACCGGTGGGGCTTTGGAGAATTTTTCGATCTTTGCGATGAGTGTTACTCCGTACATAAACGCTTCCATAGTTTTGCAGTTGCTCTCTTCTGTCATAACCAAGTTGCGCGATATGCTGAGAGAGGGCGAGGAAGGTAGAAAGAAATTTGCCAAGTACACACGCAATTTGACGATTGTGCTTGGTGCCTTCCAGTCTTTCGTTGTCTCGTTCAGCTTGGTGAGACAGAGCCCCGATATAGTTGCTTACGGTCTCAGTCCCATGGTGTTCGTGTTGATCTCCACCATTTCGATGCTTGCCGGTACTATGTTCCTGCTCTGGTTGGGAGATAGAATCACGGAGAAAGGTATAGGCAACGGCATTTCGGTTTTGATCTTTGCTGGAATCGTTGCTAGATATCCCAGCTACTTTGGAAGCGTTTTGCTCGGGAATTTGAACCTGTTCGGCTGGATCTTTCTGATCGCAATAGCCGTTATAACGATTGCAGGTATCGTATACGTTCAGCAAGCAGAGCGAAGGATCACGATACAGTACGCAACGCGTGTCGTTGGAAGGCGCGTCTACGGTGGTGCCTCCACTTATATTCCTATCAAAGTGAACCAGGGCGGTGTGATACCAATAATATTCGCCAGCGCCATAGTGATGATCCCGGCAGCAATCGCCGAGATGACAGGAGTTCAGTGGCTTAGAACTATTTTCTCCCCAGGCAACGCTTTGTACATAATACTTTACGGTCTGTTGGTGTTCTTTTTCACATACTTTTACAGTGTTGTTGTCTTCGATCCGCACGAAGTGTCTGAAAATGTGAGAAAATATGGTGGATTCATACCTGGTATTCGGCCAGGAAAGCCCACAGAGGAATACATCCAGCGCGTTTTGAACAGAGTCACGTTTTTGGGCGCCGTGTTCCTGGTAGTCATAGCGTTGTTGCCACATTTTGTCGAAGCGATCACCAGAGTCAACATCGTCATTGGCGGAACGTCCACACTGATAGCAGTCGGTGTTGCGCTCGATGTAGTGCAGCAGATGGAAGCCCACATGATCATGAGGCATTACGAAGGGTTCGTCAAGAAAGGGTTGAAATGA